The Lutra lutra chromosome 16, mLutLut1.2, whole genome shotgun sequence genome segment TTGATCACTCTCTCTGTTGCTCTGGTTGCAAGTGTGGCCTTACTGTATCTGGCTTCAATCTCTTGTTTCTATCACCACTACTATTGTGTTACACAGGCATTTGCCATCTCTCAATTGGATTTCCACATACAGCAGGCTCTAGCTatctctgccccctctctcccacTGATGAATCTATTCTCTTCTCTGCTGTGctaaaacaaaagcaatataACAACGAAACACATGTCACATTGCTTCCCAGAGCTTCCTATCCTGTTTTTGAACATTTCGGATGGTTAGGagattttctttgtattgttaATATGTTTTTCTGTAGATCTTGATTGTGGATAGTGGTTTTATACTCTGGGGCCCCACAGCACCTCAGCAGACTGAAAGAAGCTCTCACAAACCCCCCAGTCTTCTCTTCTCCAGTCTGAAAAGACTCCTTTAAACCAGTCTTTAAACTGGAAGGGCCTGAATGAGTTTgcaaatgggaaactgaggccaagaaagAGGCAGGGACAGTATCCATCTCAGACACTTCAAGCAGCTCAATCTCTGGTATTGAGCAGAATATCTGGCACAGAGAAAGTACTCCATAACTATATGTGAAATGTATGAACTTGGGAGAATGAAGTATCTTGCCTAGGGTTGCAGTGATTTGGTAGTAGAAAGAGGATTTAAGTATAATTTTCCCAACCCTCTTTTGAGAATGCTTGACCTGAGGCAAATTAGTTAGACTCTCTTGGCTTCTGTCCTTTTCTATGAAATGGAAAGTAACCATACTATTttatagggttattgtgaggattaattgTGAAGCATTTAGCACAGTCCCTGCCACATAGTAATCAACATGGTAGCCATTATCATCATCTCACACGCCAACTGAGGTGGGTGTGGCGGTCCAGGCATTTGCTTATGTTGAGCGGAAGAAAATCTAGGCTAAATGTATCCTTTAGGCAATTTAAGGAGTTAGTTAAGAATGTACTATTGTACTGCTTGTCATtcttaaagattaaataaactgGTAACTTGTTTCTGTTTGCCTACCCGGTGCAGGCAAGAATTGGTGGTTGGTCTCACAAAGGAGCTGACTATGAACATTAACCTAACTAACTCTGGGGAAGATTCCTACATGACGACCATGAATTTGAATTACCCCAGAAACCTCCAGTTTAAGAGGATACAAAAGGTAACAGTGAAATATGCCACACATGGCTTTCCCTCCCTGTATGCCTGCTTTTTTATGGAAaacctcctaactggtctccctgcctccagtctcATCCTGATCCAtgcaataaataattattaatgagACGAATCCCCTCCAAACCACTACACCCTGTGCTGTGAGTCCAATCACACTGTTGTCTGCCTCCAGAACCTTCAGTGTGGCTGTTCTGCAGTCACTTTCTTGCCTGCAGCTTTTCTTAACCAGGGttctgagagggaaaaaaaaaatctctaacacATGAGCCTGCACTGGGAAAGTAAGAATCTGCCTTTTTCACTCCTGAGCCTGGGGTCACAGCCTGGAAGCTGGCTgcaagaaaacaggaaatagtGTTTCTCCCAAGGACATCCTGCAGCTGCGAAGTACTGTAACACTGTGAAGTACTGTAACACTGAGAAATCTTCTCGAAAATCATAGGCAATCAGAAAACTTTGCTGCTTAAAGTTCTATCTATAATTATGAAACCATTTCACTTGACTAGAGAATATAAGTCATTTTGAAAAGAAGCAGTCTTATTTTCCATCTGgggtacagagtttcagataCAGCATTTCTGGACACAACTTTACAACTCCCtaaaagtttccaaaggaatggGTCCCTGGGTCCAGACCTGATGTTGATGGACCCTTTGATACACAACCCTGCTTTACTTAGAGCCCACCAAAACTCTGCTTTACTTCTACATTACCTGAACTCCACTCTTCCCCACCATCCCTTAATAACTGTATTGGCTTTTGTTTGGTGAGACACCACAGTGCAGTTTTCTCATGGTAAGGAGTCAGTAAACCTGGCTTTGTCAGGTTACAGATTTGTCCCTAGGGTCTTAGGCTATTTGGGCTAGGACAGCAtctattatatgaaaataatgaaattatctcATAAGCTTCTCAAGTGGAATAAGTGCTGCACTATCCTTGGGAGAATTAAGAAAAGTGTCACTGAAATCACCTTCTGTATTCAGTGGTCCAGGTGAAGAGCCCTGGTTGAGAAAGGCTGTGTGGCAGTGTGGGGGCTCATGCTAGCCTTCCAGCCCATCCCAGTATGATAGGTTTGCCCGGCTCAAATATCTCCTACCCCTGAAGATTTTACAGATTCCTCCTAGTTGGATTTTACCTCTTGCAATACTGTCTTTCCTTGTACCTTCCACAGAACCACTTGAGCCTTGTATTTAAATTCCTCAACAACCTATTGATCCCTTCTGCCCAGCTTGGGAAGACAGAGACCAAGTCTGATTAGTGTCCCAAGGCTCCTGGCAGATGTCTGGCATGTAGAAAAtcagtgaatgtttgttgaattggtATCAGGAAACTgcttcttttcttgctctttaaGAACAGTGTCTTCTCTGTGTTAACAGCCTCCTTCTCCAGACATTCACTGTGATGACCCTAAGCCAAATGCTTCTGAGCTGGCCATGAACTGCAAGATTGGTCACCCTGTACTCAAGAGGTCATCTGTGAGTGTTTGGGTTGGCTGACTCTTCTCACTGCCTTAGAGGTGGTGTCTCCTACATCCCAGTGTCATTTGAATCTTAGCAGTGGTCTCCACATTTCCCTTTATTGCAATCAATCCACAGCAGAGCATAGAGCTGCCAAGTTTGCTTTCAAAGTAAGGAGTGGTGGGCTGGGGGATACAGCCACAAACTGTTGACTCAGCCCCATACAGCAGAGTGAAGTTGGGAGTAGTATGGGAAGAGCAGCAGGCCCAAAGTTACTAGTGGTGAGTGAGTCCCTCATCTGCCACTGATGATCTTTGTGCTGTGCTCTGAAATGGTTTCCTCAACTGTGAAAGAGGAATAATGCTGTCTGCCCTGCTTACTCCATATTGACATTGTGATGCTTATGTGGAATAATAGATGTGGAGGCATGCTGTGCTAAAAAATGTGAGGCATATGAATTCTTTCCCAGGTCAGTTTAGTTAGTAGGAAGCAGTTTGAATTGTGAGTGGTAGAGAGGAATCAAGtgaccttttttcctttttttaaataggcaaacTTTTCAGTAGTTTGGCAGCTAGAGGAGAATGCCTTTCCAAAACGGACAGCCGATATCACTGTGACAGTCACCAAGTAAGTGGGCCCTATGTCCCTGCAGGCCCAGGCTGTGGCCCTGGAAAAAGTCTCCCTCCCATGTGCATGTGTAAGAGCTGTGGCTCTGACACTGCTCAGGAAGAGCCTCAGTGAACCCACAGAAGGAATCTGTGCTGCTGCAGTGACTTGGTTTTCACTTCTTGTTATCAGAGTtgtttaaaatgtccttttattGACACACAAAGCAAAACTATGGTATAATCTAGTAAATGAGACTTGGACAGAGGTTCTATTCCTGTCATTTCACTTGGAGAAGCCCCATCATCTGCGAAACTTCTGTTTTGGGGGTAGGGTCTGGGTATAGTGGTGGGAAAGGGTTCTCAAACAGGGATGATTCTGTCCATCAGGGGCAATGCCTGAAAACATTTTTGGTTGCCACAACTTGTGGGGTGCGGGAATGCTTCTGGTATCTAGTggatagaggccagggatgctgctaaacatcatACAGTATACAAGATGGTCTCTCACGAAAAATTATTTGGCCCAAAATGTCATTATtgtcaaggttgagaaaccctttTTAAACCAATGTTTCTGCAACTATGGTCTTCTAGCAAGTCTTCTGCACTTTAATTACTTATCTTCAAGCATCTTTTCTTATCTGACTCTCCCTGACCCGAGAAGCCAAGGTATATAAGCAGCTGTGTACAAAGTGGGTGAGCTGTGAACTGACACTCTTATTTCGTAGTTTCAATGACAGAAATTCTTCAGTCAAACAGAGCCACAGCCTTCAATTCAAGCATGCCTTCATCGCAGTTCTTCCGAAGTAAGTACTTCCAAGGGGCCAACAACACCTGCAGCTTCAGGTGGTCAGGGTGGATGTTAGCATTCCCCATCTCGGACAGGAGGCTGCTTAAAATCCAGGCTCCCACTGATCACTAAGGGATGAAGTTTGGCCCTAGAAATCCCATGGTAGTAATCAAGGGAGGAGCAGTACCAACTGGTCTTAATATTAAAGATTACTGATGTAATActaaggagggaagagaggcgCTGTGGGattgggaaagaaggaaggcgAGAAGGCCACCAAGGATTAACAATTAGACACAAACCAGCCCAAATATACAGAATTCAAATATTTCTACCTGAACTGCCCTACCACCACTTTACATTTTGATATTCAGCTTTGATTCTTCTTAAGGATATGGTGACCTCCTAGTGTATCCGACTGGTAGCATTCAAGCTCATTTGAAAGGAAGGGGCCTTGAGGCCTAACAAATATCCTCTCATTTGCAGACCTTCAGTGATGTACATGAACACAAGCCAGGGGCTTTCTGTCTACAAAGAATTCGTCTTCAATGTAAGTGCTTAATGCTTATTATTGCAAAGTTACAGGTGGCAAAACAACACCAGTTTTGATTTCccattctctgattttattttgtagataCATGGGGAAAATCTCTTCAGAGCTGTATTCCAGCTGCAAATTTGTGTTCCAATCAAATTACAAGGTCTCCGGTTTATAAGAGTGAAAAACCTGACAAAGATTCGGGTActtagaagttgttttttttcttttgttttttatcacaATCACCTCTCTTTCCAGAATGACTGTGGATTCTTAAAGGTATAAAACTAGAATTCTAGGAAAGGAGTAAAAACAAGTTAACTTAGGAACACATTAGGAGTAAATTATCAGTCATGTTCACAAGAAATAGCAACCATTCGGTTCTTAAAacatttcagttttccttcccttgatgaaaaataagcaaaaattcaAACCTTTTTAATacccatttatatatttattttccctttgaaaaactgataaattattctTTGTAATTGACAAATAAGTTTGATAAACAGGTATTTCTTGCCCTTCTCCCTATAAATTTACCATCTTTCCTCCCTTCAGTCTGTCCCTGTCTTTGCTTTGCTACAGCCCCTTTGCTCTCAGTTGACTTCCCTTATGATACCCACAGCCACAGGCTCTGATCACTATGAATGTTGAGGCCTTTggcttttctgaatttttttttgctcagGGTTTATGAAATGTCAAGGTTCAAAAATGAATATATGGAAAGGCATTTACAGAATGGAGTCTGTTGACAGAAAGAGGGCTTATAAATTATAATCATTTGTTCCCAggtatagtttatttttaaagaacatttgttaatttctagaaacatttaGAATGGGAATTCCACCCTGCTCTGGGGATGGAGATTGAAAATAGCATCAGGGGCTGTAAGACCAGTGTCCTCTCAATTGGGGCCAATAAGGCATCTCTGGCTTATTTAAATAGACTGTGCTGGCAAAGCAAGTCAGTGGCAGAACTGAAGTTCAGCATTGTCCTATAAAAATGCTGGatctttctcttcatttgtttcaTGGCAGGGGTGTTACATTTAATCTTGAAGGTCATCTGTTTCAGAATCTTATCTGTTAGGTAATGGAGCCAGAGCACATTATTGTAAGGGTGATATTCACCCCAGCAgttgttgttttccttcctcATTAGCCTATAGATCTCAAACTGGTAGTCACCTTCACCTGTAAATAGGTCCTCATCCATGGAAATGTCACAGAACACCACAATCCCATCCCGCTCCAACCGTGACAGTGTGTAGTCAATGATATTGACTTGCACTCCACGGGTGGGGATAGTGCTTGTCTTCCCATTGAGGGTGTAGTGGAGCTCTTTGAGGCTGGTTTTCTTTAAGAGCACGTTCCCCCAATGTAAGTCTCGGTGCTCAAAGTGCAGTGATGCCTCTGCCACCGCGAGGGATGCTGTGATCTGGTGTAGGATGCTCTTTGCAGTAGCCATGGAGGACAACTTCGTTCTCATTTGCTCTAAGTCAGTACCTCCAAACTCAAATTCCAGTACAATGAAGAGCTGGTCTTCCTCAAAAAAGTCAGGCCGGTCATTTGCAGACCCTTTAGTTGAGTTATAATGGTCCCAGGCTCTGAGAAGCAAGGGAGGGTAAGATCCTTGAACACAGTGCACTGAGTTCAAACCAATAAAGCCTTCCGTACGGTTGCATACCTCATCAGACAAGAGGCTCAACTCTTTGGAGATGATTATCTCTGGCAGAATTTCCTCAAAAGTTTTTTGATGGGCTCCATTGACTAAATCTTGTCCTTCAATAGCAATGATTTTTAGGGCAACAAGTGTGTTATTAGCAACTGTTTGAAACACTTCTCCAAACACTCCTTCGCCAATCTTCTGACAGCACTCCAATTTTTCTGTGGAAAGGCAATAGCTAAAGGGGATAGGACCTTCCTGATTGCATTCCCCATAAACTTTCTCAGCATCACATGCCTTTTTGTCTGTGACATGTAGTGTCTTTAAGGGGGTTAGCAAATACATGGAAGAGCAGTGCCAAGGAGACAGAGCACTATTTGTTCTGTTCATAACAGGAGGGTTTGAATATTCGGATATGAGGGACTCAGAGAGAGAACTGGCAATGGTGTGGCTGCTGCAAACTTCTGACACAGCAGTCACCATCTTCTTCTTGTGGAAACTGAAGGAAGCCC includes the following:
- the HASPIN gene encoding serine/threonine-protein kinase haspin, which gives rise to MAASRQRLGNRLFRTYGAVGGGRPRRRPDRAVAQWFPPQDRKRFFSSSSSSSTDASSGGPSGSIASDDPDDPDFLGAPVGQRRRRSGGQASKDWPSLIETPRRLRLRARPPQKCSTPCGPLGPPPFPNGNPGRLSPDLSTCNQPGDGGELGTSASLFSSLASPGPGPSASLDAASEVPSGFHLPAASRAPTSLHGFQEAATGGSRFTRLAHQAHASLRSALFSLMDSGNPEDSEFGADGKNMRESCCEREWAGKRLERPGLSSIGKKRATDQDSCQEIGSQGAAQMDEEADGCKSCIVPGEINRFERTGPRRKRKLQETVETSLLHYHQFKRNQKMEKDSFLTQDLTHLQNACSWTKARASFSFHKKKMVTAVSEVCSSHTIASSLSESLISEYSNPPVMNRTNSALSPWHCSSMYLLTPLKTLHVTDKKACDAEKVYGECNQEGPIPFSYCLSTEKLECCQKIGEGVFGEVFQTVANNTLVALKIIAIEGQDLVNGAHQKTFEEILPEIIISKELSLLSDEVCNRTEGFIGLNSVHCVQGSYPPLLLRAWDHYNSTKGSANDRPDFFEEDQLFIVLEFEFGGTDLEQMRTKLSSMATAKSILHQITASLAVAEASLHFEHRDLHWGNVLLKKTSLKELHYTLNGKTSTIPTRGVQVNIIDYTLSRLERDGIVVFCDISMDEDLFTGEGDYQFEIYRLMRKENNNCWGEYHPYNNVLWLHYLTDKILKQMTFKIKCNTPAMKQMKRKIQHFYRTMLNFSSATDLLCQHSLFK